The following proteins are encoded in a genomic region of Gossypium hirsutum isolate 1008001.06 chromosome D05, Gossypium_hirsutum_v2.1, whole genome shotgun sequence:
- the LOC107902916 gene encoding norbelladine synthase, producing MLKQISFVFFVLLIGCYIRVNCEELKHLTNEVEVNVPANLTWELYRHLGISKLAAQQLKHVIQRIQVLKGDGGVGTVLKLTFVPGNSSYTEIFNVIDDQKRVKVAQTLEGGCLEIGCSIQLVRFDIIEKSPSKSIIKSDISYAVKKEFQAKDPKPNIQCLAAVAQVAKYYLERANWA from the exons atgttgaagcaaatttcttttgttttctttgttcttCTCATCGGTTGCTACATTAGAGTTAATTGTGAGGAATTAAAGCATCTTACCAATGAGGTTGAAGTGAACGTGCCTGCAAATCTGACTTGGGAACTTTATAGGCACCTTGGGATCTCAAAACTCGCTGCTCAACAGCTTAAACATGTTATTCAACGGATTCAAGTTTTGAAAGGTGATGGTGGGGTTGGAACTGTTCTTAAACTCACTTTTGTTCCAG GGAATTCAAGTTATACTGAGATATTCAATGTGATTGATGACCAAAAGAGGGTGAAAGTGGCACAAACTTTAGAAGGTGGATGCCTTGAGATTGGTTGCTCGATTCAACTGGTTCGGTTCGATATAATAGAAAAATCCCCGAGCAAAAGCATCATAAAATCTGATATTTCATATGCTGTCAAGAAAGAATTTCAAGCTAAGGATCCAAAGCCTAATATTCAATGCTTAGCAGCTGTTGCACAAGTTGCAAAGTATTATCTTGAGAGAGCAAATTGGGcttaa